Proteins from a single region of Lepus europaeus isolate LE1 chromosome 4, mLepTim1.pri, whole genome shotgun sequence:
- the LOC133758543 gene encoding serine protease inhibitor Kazal-type 6-like, whose translation MKISGVFLLLSLALFCFFSGVFTQEGKDKRGWITRSEGRLRGKGVLRRRLFQIDCAEFRDPKIFCTRESNPHCGSDGQTYGNKCAFCKAVAKSDGKINLKHRGKC comes from the exons ATGAAAATATCAGGTGTcttcctgctcctctctctggctcttttctgctttttctcag gTGTCTTCACTCAAGAAGGCAAG GACAAAAGAGGCTGGATCACAAGATCAGAGGGCCGATTGCGAGGGAAAGGTGTCTTAAGGAGACGCCTCTTTCAA ATTGACTGTGCCGAGTTCCGTGACCCTAAGATCTTCTGCACCAGGGAATCTAATCCCCACTGTGGCTCAGATGGCCAGACCTATGGCAACAAATGTGCCTTCTGTAAGGCAGTGGC GAAAAGTGATGGGAAGATTAACCTAAAGCATCGTGGGAAATGCTGA